A genomic window from Agrobacterium tumefaciens includes:
- a CDS encoding acyl carrier protein: MSTIADRIKKIIVDQLGADPATVVEEANFADDLGADSLEVVQVVMEIEEEFGVEIPDSAANTILTVGDAIRFIEKNKA, encoded by the coding sequence ATGTCCACCATCGCAGACCGTATCAAAAAAATCATCGTCGACCAGCTGGGTGCAGATCCCGCCACGGTTGTCGAAGAGGCCAATTTTGCTGACGATCTCGGTGCCGATTCCCTCGAAGTCGTTCAGGTCGTCATGGAAATTGAGGAAGAATTCGGCGTGGAAATTCCCGATTCCGCCGCCAATACGATCCTGACAGTCGGCGACGCCATCCGCTTCATCGAAAAAAACAAGGCGTGA
- a CDS encoding Gfo/Idh/MocA family oxidoreductase, which yields MPERVKRKRYALVGTGNRGTTMWGRELLAGWSDYVELVGICDLNLMRAERARAMMGSSAPLYDDFDRMMVEQRPELVIVCTPDDTHDDIIIRALEGGADVISEKPMTTTPEKIDRIRAAEAKSGRRVDVSFNYRFSPTAARIKELIDDGAIGTVTSVDFHWYLDNHHGADYFRRWHAFTEHSGSLFVHKATHHFDLLNWYLDSDPVEVKGFGQLLHYGKNGPFRGTRCRTCPHKDECDYFMDLGADPFLDALYEDPSSIDGYMRDACVFREEIDIPDTMSASIRYASGVQVSYSLNTYMPIEGHHIAFNGHKGRIEMRQYEKQPWTEPPADEILLVKSFGGGVEHIWVPHEPGGHYGGDNRMRDMIFKPGSNDRLRQRAGSRAGAMSVLTGVAALKSAREGGAAAVKSLPL from the coding sequence ATGCCTGAAAGGGTGAAACGCAAACGCTATGCGCTGGTCGGCACCGGCAATCGCGGCACCACCATGTGGGGCCGCGAGCTTCTGGCTGGCTGGAGCGATTATGTCGAGCTGGTCGGCATTTGCGACCTGAACCTGATGCGCGCCGAGCGCGCCCGCGCCATGATGGGATCGAGCGCACCGCTTTACGATGATTTCGACCGGATGATGGTGGAGCAACGCCCGGAACTGGTAATCGTCTGTACACCTGATGACACCCATGACGACATCATCATCCGGGCGCTCGAAGGCGGCGCCGATGTCATCAGTGAAAAGCCGATGACCACCACCCCGGAAAAGATCGACCGCATCCGCGCGGCGGAAGCCAAAAGCGGCCGCCGCGTCGATGTTTCCTTCAATTACCGTTTTTCGCCGACGGCGGCACGCATCAAGGAGCTGATAGACGACGGCGCAATCGGCACCGTTACCTCCGTCGACTTCCACTGGTATCTGGATAATCACCACGGCGCAGATTATTTCCGCCGCTGGCACGCCTTCACCGAACATTCCGGCAGCCTCTTCGTGCACAAGGCGACCCATCATTTCGATCTTCTGAACTGGTATCTGGATTCCGACCCCGTCGAGGTAAAGGGGTTCGGACAATTGCTGCATTATGGCAAGAACGGTCCGTTCCGTGGAACGCGCTGTCGCACCTGTCCGCACAAGGATGAGTGCGATTATTTCATGGATCTCGGCGCCGATCCTTTCCTCGATGCGCTTTACGAGGATCCTTCGAGCATTGACGGTTATATGCGCGATGCCTGCGTCTTCCGCGAGGAGATCGATATCCCCGATACGATGAGCGCCTCGATCCGTTATGCGAGCGGCGTGCAGGTATCCTATTCACTCAACACCTATATGCCGATCGAGGGCCATCACATCGCCTTTAACGGCCACAAGGGCCGCATCGAGATGCGCCAATATGAAAAGCAGCCATGGACGGAACCGCCGGCCGATGAAATCCTGCTGGTCAAAAGCTTCGGCGGCGGGGTCGAGCATATCTGGGTGCCGCATGAGCCGGGCGGCCATTATGGCGGCGATAACCGCATGCGCGACATGATCTTCAAACCCGGCTCGAATGACCGTCTGCGCCAGAGGGCCGGTTCACGCGCCGGCGCCATGTCGGTCCTGACGGGTGTCGCGGCGCTGAAAAGCGCCCGCGAAGGCGGCGCGGCGGCGGTGAAATCCCTGCCCCTCTAG
- a CDS encoding cold-shock protein has protein sequence MRKNLYRSGDAIVLKAGVLGASQPSGAGRIIAVLPETQGLVRFRVRFQHENFERNIALDEIDAASSSSRARDVENSAPRAPGSSWINTNTIKIRK, from the coding sequence ATGCGCAAAAATCTATACCGATCTGGCGATGCGATCGTTTTGAAGGCAGGCGTCCTTGGCGCCAGCCAGCCAAGCGGCGCCGGCCGGATCATAGCGGTTCTGCCGGAAACACAGGGCCTGGTTCGGTTCAGGGTGCGTTTCCAGCACGAGAATTTCGAACGGAATATAGCGCTCGACGAAATTGATGCGGCTTCCTCGTCATCGCGGGCCCGAGATGTGGAGAATTCAGCACCCCGTGCGCCGGGATCGAGCTGGATCAACACCAATACGATCAAGATCAGAAAATAG
- a CDS encoding acyltransferase, whose protein sequence is MAHSSPERFILLDGIRGVAALFIVHRHAEALFGKSTASSYLAVDLFFALSGFVLAHAYSMKLRERTITPGFFMKARLARLYPLYGLALALMAAYFICLYILGLPTPIDDLHRLIDPGELAFALVTGLLFLPAPFTLTLNGALFLVSPAWSLFNELVVNAVYARWGIRATTKQTIMILALSAIVLTVAAAEFGRLHAGFRWNEMYAGMGRVFFSFFAGVLIYRFRNRLPELKPIRAVLCLALVCVVLAVPVSRELRPFFDLTIVLFVWPLLLFVASKTVPGRWTGVLSGFLGTASYAVYVLHIPLLAWTEFLVPGVHGENIALPAGIVFLIATTFLSWYLTVHYDQPLQKWLKTRLKKRAEIRQPV, encoded by the coding sequence ATGGCCCACTCATCCCCGGAACGCTTCATATTGCTGGATGGCATCAGGGGTGTGGCTGCCCTCTTCATCGTGCATCGCCATGCCGAGGCATTGTTCGGGAAAAGCACGGCGTCGAGTTATCTTGCGGTGGACCTGTTCTTCGCACTCAGCGGTTTCGTGCTGGCGCATGCCTATAGCATGAAACTGCGCGAGCGGACGATAACGCCCGGCTTTTTCATGAAGGCGCGCCTTGCCCGGCTCTACCCGCTCTATGGGCTGGCCCTGGCCCTGATGGCGGCCTATTTCATCTGTCTTTATATTCTGGGCCTGCCGACGCCGATCGACGATCTTCATCGCCTTATTGATCCCGGCGAATTGGCCTTCGCTCTGGTCACGGGGCTGCTGTTTCTTCCCGCACCCTTCACGCTGACACTGAACGGGGCATTGTTTCTCGTCAGCCCGGCATGGTCGCTATTCAACGAGCTGGTGGTGAATGCGGTTTATGCCCGTTGGGGTATCAGGGCGACGACGAAACAGACAATCATGATACTGGCCTTGAGCGCCATTGTGCTTACGGTCGCGGCGGCCGAATTCGGCCGGCTGCATGCGGGTTTTCGCTGGAACGAAATGTATGCCGGCATGGGACGGGTGTTCTTTTCGTTTTTTGCAGGTGTGCTGATTTACCGGTTTCGCAATCGCTTGCCGGAATTGAAACCAATCCGGGCCGTGCTTTGCCTTGCGCTGGTCTGCGTCGTCCTCGCTGTCCCGGTCTCGCGTGAGCTGCGGCCGTTTTTCGATCTCACGATCGTTCTGTTCGTCTGGCCGCTACTGTTGTTCGTGGCCAGCAAGACGGTTCCGGGCCGTTGGACCGGCGTGCTGTCAGGATTTCTCGGAACGGCGTCCTATGCGGTTTATGTGCTGCATATTCCGCTTCTGGCCTGGACGGAATTTCTGGTCCCGGGTGTCCACGGCGAAAATATCGCCTTGCCAGCCGGTATCGTTTTCCTGATCGCAACCACGTTTCTCTCATGGTACCTGACGGTCCATTACGATCAGCCGCTCCAGAAATGGTTGAAGACACGCCTGAAAAAGCGCGCCGAGATCAGGCAGCCAGTGTAG
- a CDS encoding TetR/AcrR family transcriptional regulator, translating to MEETTKNHQPDPAPEKAPAPKRKRATTQVRNPERTRAAILEAARREVAAKGLAGARIDVVARRAGTNKRMIYHYFGDKDALYLAVLEDAYRHIRHTERRLDLARKAPSEGLRELALFTWHYFLDHPEFLSILATENLNKARYLRQSPTITAMHSNFISELEDVLRRGSDAGEFRDGLDPIDVYLTIASLGAFYLSNRFTLSTIFQRDLTDPAELERWGQHIVDTLLAAVRPV from the coding sequence ATGGAAGAAACGACGAAAAACCATCAGCCTGATCCGGCTCCGGAAAAAGCGCCTGCGCCCAAGCGCAAGCGTGCCACCACACAGGTGCGAAACCCGGAAAGAACGCGCGCCGCCATCCTTGAAGCTGCCCGCCGCGAAGTGGCCGCCAAGGGGCTGGCAGGGGCGCGAATCGATGTCGTCGCCCGGCGCGCCGGCACCAACAAGCGGATGATCTATCATTATTTCGGCGACAAGGATGCGCTTTATCTCGCCGTTCTGGAAGATGCCTACCGCCATATCCGCCATACCGAAAGACGGCTTGACCTGGCCCGCAAGGCCCCTTCGGAGGGCTTGCGCGAGCTTGCACTTTTCACCTGGCATTACTTCCTCGACCATCCGGAATTCCTCAGCATTCTGGCCACGGAAAACCTCAATAAAGCCCGCTATCTCAGGCAATCCCCGACGATTACGGCGATGCATTCGAACTTCATTTCGGAGCTTGAGGACGTGCTGCGGCGCGGCAGCGACGCGGGTGAATTCCGCGACGGTCTCGATCCGATCGACGTCTATCTGACCATCGCTTCGCTCGGTGCTTTTTATCTTTCGAACCGGTTCACGCTGTCGACGATCTTCCAGCGCGACCTGACCGACCCCGCTGAACTGGAGCGCTGGGGCCAGCATATCGTCGATACCCTGCTTGCTGCAGTGCGGCCGGTCTGA
- a CDS encoding dihydrodipicolinate synthase family protein, with amino-acid sequence MSELKLPKDDRSIEVYRLSGTPVAVEKRSAADFNRVAFAAAHVVADPLADNDPWLTPAIDWDATLRFRHRLWDLGLGVAEAMDTAQRGMGLAWPQAQELISRSLKEAASRKDALIACGVGTDHLNGGGYDLNQIIDSYLEQLDFVQGEGGRVILMASRALAAAARSPDDYLKAYARVLSHADQKVVIHWLGEMFDPALEGYWGSGDHMQAMETCLAMIEENADKIDGIKISLLSKEKEIVMRRRLPAGVRMYTGDDFNYAELIAGDEKGHSDALLGIFDAIAPAASKALASLKRGADNEFFDILEPTVALSRHIFKAPTRFYKTGVVFLAYLNGLQDHFTMVGGQESTRSTQHFAELFRLADKANVLAEPDLATHRMKAFLSVRGIG; translated from the coding sequence GTGAGCGAACTCAAGCTTCCGAAGGATGACCGCAGCATCGAGGTCTACAGACTATCAGGCACGCCGGTCGCGGTTGAGAAACGCAGTGCGGCGGATTTCAACCGCGTCGCCTTCGCCGCCGCCCATGTGGTGGCCGATCCCCTTGCCGATAATGACCCATGGCTGACGCCCGCCATCGACTGGGACGCGACGCTGCGTTTCCGTCACCGCCTTTGGGATCTCGGCCTCGGTGTCGCCGAGGCCATGGATACGGCCCAGCGCGGCATGGGGCTGGCATGGCCGCAGGCGCAGGAACTGATTTCCCGTTCGCTGAAGGAAGCGGCCAGTCGCAAGGATGCGCTGATCGCCTGCGGCGTCGGCACCGACCATCTGAATGGCGGCGGTTACGACCTGAACCAGATTATCGACTCCTATCTCGAACAGCTTGATTTTGTTCAGGGAGAAGGCGGACGCGTGATCCTGATGGCGAGCCGTGCACTGGCTGCGGCGGCGCGTTCCCCGGATGATTATCTCAAGGCCTATGCGCGGGTTCTCTCCCATGCCGACCAGAAAGTGGTGATCCACTGGCTGGGTGAGATGTTCGATCCCGCGCTTGAGGGTTACTGGGGTTCCGGTGACCACATGCAGGCCATGGAAACCTGCCTTGCCATGATCGAGGAGAATGCAGACAAGATCGACGGCATCAAGATTTCGCTTCTCTCCAAGGAAAAGGAAATCGTCATGCGCCGTCGCCTTCCCGCTGGCGTTCGCATGTATACCGGTGACGATTTCAACTATGCCGAACTGATCGCCGGTGACGAGAAGGGCCATTCGGATGCGCTGCTCGGCATTTTCGACGCCATCGCACCGGCGGCATCCAAGGCGCTCGCCAGCCTGAAGCGTGGTGCGGACAATGAGTTTTTCGATATTCTCGAGCCGACGGTGGCGCTATCGCGCCATATCTTCAAGGCACCGACCCGCTTCTACAAGACCGGCGTGGTGTTCCTCGCCTATCTCAACGGGTTGCAGGACCATTTCACCATGGTCGGCGGGCAGGAAAGCACCCGCTCCACGCAGCATTTCGCCGAGCTTTTCCGGCTGGCGGACAAGGCCAATGTGCTCGCCGAACCGGATCTCGCAACGCACCGCATGAAGGCGTTTCTTTCGGTCCGGGGCATTGGCTGA
- a CDS encoding efflux RND transporter periplasmic adaptor subunit, translating to MKTARKAGVLLAITALAAGGFWLSSQYTRAATPGYITAPVTRGDIEQTVLATGTLKPVRLVAVGAQASGRITAVRVALGDTVKAGDLVAEIDSVTQTNSLRTAQAALANVKAQRVEKQATLVLNRQSLARQQEMVSKNAASRADFESATAALAVTEAQIQSIDAQIEEAQVAVETAEANLGYTKITAPIEGTVLSIVSQEGQTVNATQSAPTIVILGQLDRMTVRTEISEADVTRVKPDLPVYFTVLGEPQQRYDATLSSIEPAPESVRSDSSFSSSTSSTSTTSSSSTSSSEAIYYNGVFEVPNPEGKLRTYMTAEVHILLGEAKDVLTVPAAALGNVDANGDYSVRVVAADSRISERKVKVGLNNKVTAEIRSGLAENERVVTGERSADIATNAMPGPGGPPMGL from the coding sequence ATGAAAACGGCTCGGAAGGCAGGCGTTTTGCTGGCGATTACGGCCCTGGCTGCAGGCGGGTTCTGGCTGTCCTCGCAATATACGCGTGCGGCCACGCCCGGCTACATCACCGCTCCGGTGACACGCGGGGATATAGAGCAGACGGTTCTGGCAACCGGAACGCTGAAGCCCGTTCGGCTCGTCGCCGTCGGCGCGCAGGCTTCCGGCCGCATTACCGCGGTCAGGGTCGCGCTGGGAGACACGGTCAAGGCGGGCGATCTCGTCGCCGAGATCGATTCCGTCACCCAGACGAACAGCCTGCGGACCGCGCAGGCGGCGCTTGCCAATGTGAAGGCGCAGCGGGTGGAGAAACAGGCAACCCTTGTTCTCAACCGCCAGAGCCTTGCCCGCCAGCAGGAAATGGTTTCCAAGAATGCCGCCTCCCGCGCCGATTTCGAAAGCGCCACCGCGGCACTCGCCGTCACCGAGGCGCAGATACAATCCATCGACGCCCAGATCGAGGAGGCGCAGGTCGCGGTTGAAACCGCCGAGGCCAATCTTGGCTATACGAAGATCACCGCGCCCATCGAAGGCACGGTTCTTTCGATCGTCAGCCAGGAGGGGCAGACCGTCAATGCCACGCAATCCGCACCGACCATCGTGATCCTTGGCCAGCTGGACCGGATGACGGTGCGTACGGAGATTTCCGAAGCGGATGTGACGCGGGTGAAGCCGGATCTTCCGGTCTATTTCACGGTGCTCGGCGAGCCGCAGCAGCGTTACGATGCGACGCTTTCCTCGATAGAGCCGGCGCCTGAATCGGTGCGCAGCGATTCCAGCTTCAGTTCCTCGACCTCCTCCACATCGACCACATCGTCTTCCAGCACCTCATCGTCGGAGGCGATCTATTATAATGGCGTGTTCGAGGTGCCCAATCCGGAAGGCAAGCTGCGCACCTACATGACGGCGGAGGTTCATATCCTTCTCGGTGAAGCGAAGGACGTTCTGACAGTTCCCGCCGCAGCCCTCGGTAACGTGGACGCAAACGGCGATTATTCGGTGCGCGTGGTGGCTGCGGATAGCAGGATTTCCGAGCGCAAGGTCAAGGTCGGACTGAACAACAAGGTTACGGCTGAAATTCGCTCCGGCCTTGCCGAGAACGAGCGCGTTGTGACCGGCGAGCGTTCCGCCGACATCGCCACGAACGCCATGCCGGGGCCCGGCGGGCCGCCGATGGGGCTTTGA
- a CDS encoding sugar phosphate isomerase/epimerase: protein MSLEGLSINFATVRQGGDFGAIVDACLAHGITVISPWREQVHGVGLTEAARIVEQNGLRLSGHCRGGFFPAPDAEGRRRAIEDNKRAVDEAAAMKADCLVLVVGGLPAGSRDLKGARQMVEDGMAELLPYARAAGVPLAIEPLHPFYAADRACFNTLKQSLDLCDRLGSGTGVAIDVYHVWWDPELEEQVARAGRNGQILAHHICDWLVPTTDPLNDRGMMGDGVIDLKAFRAMIEAAGFHGPQEVEIFSHRWQARPMDEVLATVVERFKTVC, encoded by the coding sequence ATGAGCCTTGAAGGCCTTTCCATCAATTTCGCCACCGTGCGGCAAGGCGGCGATTTCGGCGCCATCGTCGATGCCTGCCTTGCCCACGGCATCACCGTCATCTCGCCCTGGCGCGAGCAGGTCCATGGCGTTGGTCTTACGGAAGCCGCCCGCATCGTCGAGCAGAACGGCCTGCGCCTCAGCGGTCATTGCCGTGGCGGCTTTTTCCCCGCACCCGATGCGGAAGGCCGCCGCCGGGCCATAGAAGACAATAAACGCGCCGTCGATGAGGCCGCCGCCATGAAGGCAGACTGCCTCGTGCTTGTTGTGGGCGGCCTGCCCGCCGGCTCGCGTGACCTGAAAGGCGCACGGCAGATGGTGGAAGACGGCATGGCCGAACTTCTTCCCTATGCGCGGGCCGCCGGCGTACCGCTCGCCATCGAGCCGCTGCATCCCTTTTATGCCGCCGACCGCGCCTGCTTCAACACGCTGAAGCAATCGCTCGATCTCTGCGACCGGCTGGGGTCTGGAACCGGCGTCGCCATCGATGTCTACCATGTCTGGTGGGATCCGGAACTGGAGGAACAGGTGGCGCGCGCCGGCAGGAACGGGCAAATTCTCGCCCACCACATCTGCGACTGGCTGGTGCCGACCACCGATCCGCTCAACGATCGCGGCATGATGGGCGACGGCGTGATTGACCTGAAGGCATTTCGCGCCATGATCGAGGCCGCCGGCTTCCACGGCCCGCAGGAAGTGGAAATCTTTTCGCATCGCTGGCAGGCGCGGCCGATGGACGAGGTTCTCGCCACAGTGGTCGAGCGTTTCAAGACTGTTTGTTGA
- a CDS encoding cold-shock protein — protein sequence MNTGTVKWFNATKGFGFIQPDNGGTDVFVHISAVERAGMRSLNDGQKITYDIVQDRKSGKSSADNLQAA from the coding sequence ATGAACACTGGTACTGTAAAGTGGTTCAACGCCACCAAGGGCTTCGGCTTCATTCAGCCTGACAACGGCGGCACGGACGTTTTCGTTCACATCTCTGCTGTTGAGCGCGCAGGCATGCGTTCGCTGAACGACGGTCAGAAGATCACCTACGATATCGTCCAGGACCGCAAGTCCGGCAAGAGCTCCGCCGATAACCTTCAGGCAGCTTGA
- the macB gene encoding MacB family efflux pump subunit: MADPLITLKSVRRDYPSGEGTISVLKNIDLTIEAGEMVAIVGASGSGKSTLMNILGCLDRPTSGSYSIRGRETAHLDADELSALRRENLGFIFQRYHLLAELTALGNVEIPAIYAGKSQGERRSNAARLLGRLGMAERLDHRPGQLSGGQQQRVSIARALMNDAEVILADEPTGALDSASGDEVLRILDELHAEGRTVIIVTHDMSIARRAGRIIEISDGAIVSDRKADALAILPEEARSAAVSGRASSLSGVVSSLREALLMALLSMRAHKLRTFLTMLGIIIGIASVISVVALGQGSQQRVLQNISSLGTNTLEIFAGKDFGDIRSGKITTLVVSDADALAKQSYVAAVTPTVSTSSTVRFGAKEANALVNGVSERYFVAKGTKLSQGRFFDAASVAQKAQEVVIDENTRKSLFADFSGSPVGQVILIGKVPARIVGVTQAQQGGFGSSQNLSLYLPYTAVQSRFLGSLSLRSITVQVSDDTDAAIAEQAVTALLTQRHGTRDFYILNTDDIRQTITSTTQTLTLLIAAIAVISLLVGGIGVMNIMLVSVSERVSEIGVRMAVGARRADILRQFLIEAVLVCIIGGTLGVLSSLGFGLLFSAFSGNFAMVYSTTPIVAAFVCSTLIGVVFGYLPARNASKLDPVAALSAG; the protein is encoded by the coding sequence ATGGCTGATCCCTTGATCACTCTCAAATCCGTGCGGCGGGACTATCCCTCCGGTGAAGGCACGATCAGCGTGCTGAAGAACATCGACCTCACCATCGAGGCCGGCGAGATGGTGGCGATCGTCGGCGCGTCCGGTTCCGGCAAGTCGACGCTGATGAATATTCTCGGCTGCCTCGACCGGCCGACCTCGGGAAGCTACAGCATCAGGGGCCGGGAAACGGCGCATCTCGATGCCGATGAATTGTCGGCGCTCCGACGCGAAAATCTCGGCTTCATCTTCCAGCGTTACCATCTGCTGGCCGAATTGACAGCGCTCGGCAATGTCGAGATACCGGCGATCTATGCCGGCAAGTCGCAGGGTGAGCGCAGGAGCAATGCCGCAAGGCTGCTCGGCCGCCTTGGCATGGCGGAACGCCTCGATCACCGTCCCGGCCAGCTTTCCGGTGGCCAGCAGCAGCGTGTCTCCATCGCCCGCGCCCTCATGAACGATGCCGAGGTCATCCTTGCCGATGAGCCGACCGGCGCGCTCGACAGCGCGAGCGGCGACGAGGTGCTGCGCATTCTCGACGAGCTGCATGCCGAAGGCCGCACCGTCATCATCGTCACCCATGACATGTCGATTGCCAGACGCGCGGGGCGGATCATCGAAATAAGCGACGGCGCCATCGTTTCGGACCGGAAGGCGGATGCATTGGCGATATTGCCGGAGGAGGCTAGATCCGCCGCCGTTTCCGGCCGGGCTTCAAGTTTATCTGGCGTCGTTTCCTCGCTGCGGGAAGCCTTGCTCATGGCGCTTCTGTCGATGCGGGCGCACAAGCTGCGCACTTTCCTGACCATGCTCGGCATCATCATCGGCATCGCCTCGGTCATCAGCGTCGTGGCGCTGGGGCAGGGGTCGCAGCAGCGCGTGCTGCAGAATATTTCAAGCCTCGGCACCAACACGCTTGAAATCTTCGCGGGCAAGGATTTCGGCGACATCAGGTCGGGCAAGATCACCACGCTGGTCGTCTCCGATGCCGATGCGCTCGCCAAGCAATCCTATGTCGCGGCGGTTACGCCGACGGTGTCGACCTCCAGCACGGTGCGTTTCGGTGCGAAGGAAGCGAATGCGCTCGTCAACGGTGTCAGCGAGCGTTATTTCGTCGCCAAGGGCACCAAGCTGTCGCAGGGCCGCTTCTTCGACGCGGCAAGCGTCGCGCAGAAGGCGCAGGAGGTGGTGATCGACGAAAATACCCGCAAATCGCTGTTTGCGGATTTCAGCGGCAGTCCCGTTGGCCAGGTCATCCTCATCGGCAAGGTGCCGGCCCGCATCGTGGGCGTTACACAGGCGCAGCAGGGCGGTTTCGGTTCAAGCCAGAACCTGTCGCTGTATCTGCCCTATACCGCCGTCCAGTCGCGTTTCCTCGGCAGCCTGTCGCTGCGCAGCATCACCGTGCAGGTGAGCGACGATACCGATGCCGCCATTGCCGAACAGGCGGTGACCGCGCTCCTGACCCAGCGGCACGGCACGCGGGATTTCTACATTCTTAATACCGATGATATTCGCCAGACGATTACCAGCACCACGCAGACCCTGACGCTCCTGATCGCGGCGATTGCGGTGATTTCGCTTCTGGTGGGCGGCATCGGGGTGATGAACATCATGCTCGTTTCCGTCTCCGAGCGCGTGTCGGAAATTGGCGTGCGCATGGCGGTGGGCGCGCGGCGCGCCGATATTCTGCGGCAGTTCCTGATCGAGGCGGTGCTGGTCTGCATCATCGGCGGCACTCTCGGAGTGCTGAGCAGTCTCGGTTTCGGCCTGCTCTTTTCCGCCTTCAGCGGCAATTTCGCAATGGTCTATTCCACGACGCCCATTGTTGCCGCCTTCGTCTGTTCGACGCTGATCGGCGTTGTTTTCGGTTACCTGCCGGCGCGCAACGCCTCTAAACTCGATCCCGTTGCGGCACTGTCGGCGGGGTAA
- the rpsU gene encoding 30S ribosomal protein S21 has product MQVLVRDNNVEQALRVLKKRMQREGIFREMRARESYEKPSEKRIREEAEAVRRHRKMAKKKLQREGLLPSPKKVARAR; this is encoded by the coding sequence TTGCAGGTACTCGTCCGAGATAACAATGTTGAACAGGCCCTTCGCGTCCTGAAGAAGAGAATGCAGCGCGAAGGTATCTTCCGCGAAATGCGCGCGCGTGAATCCTACGAAAAGCCTTCGGAAAAGCGCATCCGTGAGGAAGCTGAAGCCGTGCGCCGCCACCGCAAGATGGCGAAGAAGAAATTGCAGCGCGAGGGACTGCTTCCCTCCCCCAAGAAGGTCGCCCGCGCCCGCTAA
- a CDS encoding Gfo/Idh/MocA family oxidoreductase, with the protein MKRIGVIMHGITGRMGYNQHLVRSVLAIRDQGGVLLKNGERVMLDPILVGRNGAKIEEIAKKHNVARWTTDIDAALANPDDTLFFDAGTTQMRGSLLEKAIKAGKNVYCEKPISDTMEEALAIARLAESAGIKHGVVQDKLFLPGLRKLAMLRDSGFFGKILSVRGEFGYWVFEGDWQPAQRPSWNYRLKDGGGIILDMLCHWRYVLDNLFGPVKSVSCLGATHIPERFDEQGKAYKADADDAAYATFELEGGAIAHINSSWAVRVRRDDLVTFQVDGTHGSAVAGLTKCFTQHRTNTPKPVWNPDQPQTIDFYRTWQEVPDNVVYDNGFKAQWEMFVRHLVDNEPWPYGLIEGVKGVQLAELGLRSWKERRWLDVPAIS; encoded by the coding sequence ATGAAACGTATCGGCGTCATCATGCACGGCATCACCGGCCGCATGGGTTACAACCAGCATCTCGTACGCTCCGTTCTCGCCATTCGCGATCAGGGCGGCGTGCTTTTGAAGAACGGCGAGAGGGTCATGCTCGACCCCATTCTGGTCGGCCGCAACGGCGCGAAAATCGAGGAAATCGCGAAAAAGCACAATGTCGCGCGCTGGACGACCGACATCGACGCCGCATTGGCAAACCCTGATGATACGCTGTTCTTCGATGCCGGCACGACGCAGATGCGCGGCAGCCTGCTGGAGAAAGCCATCAAGGCCGGCAAGAACGTTTATTGCGAAAAGCCGATTTCCGACACGATGGAAGAGGCGCTGGCGATTGCGCGGCTGGCCGAAAGCGCCGGCATCAAGCACGGCGTGGTGCAGGACAAGCTGTTCCTGCCCGGCCTTCGCAAGCTGGCGATGCTGCGCGACAGCGGCTTCTTCGGCAAAATCCTCTCGGTGCGTGGCGAATTCGGCTACTGGGTTTTCGAGGGCGACTGGCAGCCGGCGCAGCGCCCCTCATGGAACTACCGTCTGAAAGATGGCGGCGGCATCATTCTCGATATGCTGTGCCACTGGCGTTATGTGCTCGACAATCTGTTCGGCCCGGTGAAATCGGTGAGCTGCCTCGGCGCGACCCATATTCCGGAACGTTTCGATGAGCAGGGCAAAGCCTATAAGGCGGATGCCGACGACGCGGCCTATGCCACCTTCGAGCTGGAAGGCGGTGCTATCGCCCACATCAACTCCTCATGGGCGGTGCGTGTGCGCCGCGACGATCTCGTGACCTTCCAGGTGGACGGCACGCATGGTTCGGCGGTGGCGGGCCTGACAAAATGCTTTACCCAGCACCGCACCAACACACCGAAACCGGTGTGGAACCCCGACCAGCCGCAGACTATCGATTTCTACAGGACCTGGCAGGAAGTGCCGGACAATGTCGTCTATGACAATGGCTTCAAGGCGCAGTGGGAAATGTTCGTCCGCCATCTGGTGGACAACGAGCCGTGGCCCTACGGGCTGATCGAAGGCGTAAAGGGCGTGCAGCTGGCCGAGCTGGGGCTGAGATCGTGGAAGGAACGCCGCTGGCTCGACGTTCCCGCTATTTCGTAA